CAGGCCGGCGTCGTAGGCCGCTTCCAGTGCGGCGAGCACGTCCGGATGCTCGTTCAGTTCCTCAATGCCGAGCGCTTCGCGCGCGATCAAGCCAAGCAGTTCGAGACGCTCTTCATAGATGGGGCTTTTCATGGCACCTCCTTCAAGGTTGAAATCGCTGCGGCAGCATTCGCTGGCGTGTCGTGCAAGACACGGCCTTTCTCATTGCCGTTGTAGAGACTGAACATAGGCCGGAAGCAAGCCCGTCAGCGGCAGGAGCGCGATTGCTGCGATCGAAATCGACCTGGAGAGATGCGGTGAGCGCGAATGCGCGTGTTGATCTCTGGCTTCCGTCTCAGGTTGAATCAGTGTGCGATTCAATAGTAGGCAAATGCGGGTTGTCTTGCGCGTGGTCAAGCGCCGCATATCGAAGCACTACTCGAATCGCGTGACAGCAGCGGGTATTCCGGTATTGGAATGAGATCGATGCCGAAGTGGAATGAGCCCGCCATTGTTCGTACGAATGACGGCCTCGATCAGAAGACGTGCATCACGCCGACGTAGGCGCCCGTTTGCGATTCGCCGGGCAACGGGTTCGTGTTCGCGCTGCCCGTCGCATCGCGCGAAGTCGCGAGCAGCGAGAAGTTTGCGTGGCTGCTGTTGCGCATGTAGGCGACCGTGCCGTAGAGGAAAGTGCGCTGGCTCAGGTTGTAGGTGGACCCGAGCACGAACATCGTCGCGTGTCCGGCGGGGTCGTGTGTCGCGTCGCCGGAGCCTTCGCTAAGATGGACGTAGAAGGCCGCCGCCGTCACGGCGAATTGACGCGTGGCTTCCCACGTCGCGCCGAGCCAGTAGTAGTCCGCGCTGTCGGCGAGGCCCGCTGGCGTATCGGGCGCTGCGAGGTGCGTATAGGCGCCCTGAATCTTTACCTTCGATACACGCACATTCGCGCCGACAAAGTATTCGCGCGAACTCGTGAAGACGTTGGTCATGCGCCCATTCACGTCGCGCAGTTCGTCGTAGATGCCGCGCACGTCGAACAGTTGCGAGTGGTACGTGAGCATGATGCCGTCGGAGCGGCCGAACTCGCCGGGCGCGCCTCGGTTGAAGCCGTCCGCCTGATTACCCAACGCGTATTGCCCTTGCACATCGAAGCCGTGAAAAACGGGGCTGTGATACTCGATGTTATTGCTCGTCTGTTGCCAGTTGCGCCCACGCACCAGCGATGCCGACGAGAAAGCCTGCTGCACGAAGGGATCGAATTCCCACACACCGTCGCTATCGATAAACAGGTTCCGGCCTGCCTGAATCTGACCGAAGCGTTTGTCAGCGAGTCCGACATACGCGCGGCGCGAGAACAGCCGGCCGCCGCTCGTCGTGCCGTTCATCACCTGGAGTCCCGTTTCCAGATCGAACACCGACGACATGCCGCCGCCAAGATCTTCCGATCCCTTGAAGCCCAGCATGCTGGTGCCCCAGTCGCCGCCTTCGGCTGTCCAGCTGGAGGTGCTGCCGCCCGAAGGCGTCGCGATGTGATTCAGATACTGGACGCCGCCATCGATGCGGCCATAGAGCGTCACGCTGTTCTGCGCGAATGCGACGGGAGAGGCGAGCGCGAGCAGCGCAGCGAGCCGGGTGCGTGTTTTCATGGGCGTCTCTTCGTATCCTCGATGCGTGGATAACTCGTTATCTGGACGTTGCGCCGGATGGTCACGCGTTATGCATGAATGTGTTCTCGTGTACGCGGCGAATGTCAGTCGGATGCTAGTACTGTTTGAAGAATCGTGCTCGCTATCGCGCAAGACGCTGACTTCTCAGTGATTGCGGGCGCCGCGCGCGGCATCCGTCCCGCCGGCTGCAATATTTTTATCCCGGTCCTACACTCGCGAATGCAACGTCACGATGCGGGACGATAGCGCGTTGCGCGCGTCTTGTCCGCGATCCGTTTATCGCACGATTGAAAGGAAACCAGATGGATCTCAAGATCAGAAACAAGCTTGCGCTCGTAACGGGCTCCACCAAAGGCATCGGTCATGCGATCGCCGTCGGGCTCGCGCGCGAAGGCGTACACGTGATCGTCAACGGCCGCTCGCAGCAATCGGTCGATCACGCCATCGAAACACTGCGCGCACAAGTGCCCGACGCGACCGTGCAAGGATTCGCCGGCGATGTGTCGGACGCGGCGCACGTCGCGCGGCTCGTCGAGCGTTTTCCGCAGGTCGACATTCTCGTCAACAACATGGGCATCTTCGATCCGAAGCCGTTCGAAGAGATCTCCAATGAAGAGTGGCTGCGCTTCTTCAACGTGAACGTGATGTCCGGCGTGCAGCTGTCGCGCGCGTATCTGCCCGGGATGAAGCAGAAGGACTGGGGGCGCGTCGTGTTCATCAGCAGCGAAAGCGGCATCCAGATTCCAACCGAGATGATTCACTACGGCTTGACCAAGACCGCGCAGCTCGCGCTCGCACGCGGTCTCGCCGAAACATGCACGGGCACGGCCGTGACGGTCAACTCGGTGTTGCCGGGGCCGACCAGCTCGGATGGCGTTGAGGAGTTCATCGACAAGCTCTCGGGCGGACAGACCTTCGAGGCATTCGAAAAGCAGTTCTTTGAACAGGCGCGGCCCAGCTCGATCCTCAAGCGCTTCACGACGCCCGAGGAAATCGCGAACATGGTCGTGTTCGTGTGCTCGGAACTGTCGTCGGCGACCAATGGCGCGGCGTTGCGCGCGGATGGCGGCGTGGTGCGCGCGGTGTTCTGATCTTCTGGTCGCTCACGCGGCGCCGCAAAAAGGAACGAGCGCGCCTTATGCGTCTCGCCGGGCGCGCCGTGCCTTTTCCGCCTTCGATTGGCGTGACGCGACGATGTGCGATTGCGCAAATGCCGGCTTGCATCGTCTATTCTGTGCATCATTGCTCTCGCGCGGCATGCGCCAAGGCGTGAACCATGACGACTCGAAAAACGACGGCGAAGGCAACGCGGATTCATATCGGCATTGGCGGCTGGACTTTTGAACCGTGGCGCGGCGTGTTCTATCCGGAAGGGCTCGCGCAGAAGCGTGAGCTGGAGTACGCCAGCCGGCAACTCACGGCGATCGAGATCAACGGTACGTTCTACGGTTCGCAAAAGCCCACCACCTTTGCGAAGTGGCACGACGAAACACCCGACGACTTCGTGTTCGCGCTGAAGGCGCCGCGCTTCGCGACGCACCGGCGCGTGCTGGCGGAAGCGCGCGATTCCGTCGAGCGCTTTGTCGCGAGCGGCGTGCTCGAACTCAAGAACAAGCTCGGTCCGATCAACTGGCAATTCCCGCCAACCAAACAGTTCGATGCCGATGACTTCGGCAGCTTCCTCGAGTTATTGCCCGCGAAGGTCGATGGGCAGACGTTGCGCCATGCCGTCGAAGTGCGTCACGAGAGTTTCTGCGACGAGGCGTTCGTCGCGCTGGCGCGCAAGCATGGCGTCGCGATTGTCGTAGCGGGCGATTCGAAGTATCCGCAGATCGCCGATCCGACGGCGTCCTTCGTCTACGCGCGCATCATGGGCACGGAAGAGGCGAATCCGAGCGGCTACACCAAGAAGGCGCTCGACAAGTGGACCGAGCGCGCGCAGACCTGGGCCGCGGGCGGCGCGCCCGACGATCTCGATACCTATGGTCGCGCCGCGCCCGAGAAGGCGCGCGATGTCTACCTGTTCGTGATCAGCGGGCACAAGGTACACAATCCCGCCGCCGCGATGGCGCTCATCGAGCGGATCAAGGCGGCGCAGTAACAGCGCATCGGCATGACTCAGCGTTCGGGCGCCTCGAGCGTGCAGGACTCGTCGTCAAACGGCGCGATCTCATTCGCCACAGGGCGCAGCGGCGGCTCGAACGCGGCCCACTGCGTCCAGTCGGGCGTCGCGCCCGGCGCTTTCAGGCGAAGTGCGCGCGAGCCGTCGACGAATACGAGCGATTCGAGATCGAAGAGACTCTCTGAAGCGACGCCGCCCGGCGTCGCGCGACCCAGCTGATGGGTGAAGTTGAGATTCCCCTCGCGAAGCAGATCCAGATAGCTGTCGCACTGCGCGGCCGGTGGCCTGACCGTCCACCGGTTCAGCAGCTTTGCGGCGATTTCGGCATCGAACATCGTGATTTCTCCTCGCCTGAGCGACCGCGAGCCCCCATGGGCCGCGGCGGGCTGGTGTCCGCTTCGGGGCGGACTATCCGTCAATAATCAGCGCTTTCGCGGATGCGAAAGACATCTCCACCCACCACTATAGACAAAAATATGGTGCGATGCACAAAGCCGGATTGAGTTTGCGGTCTAATCGTTGTTTTTGGAGTCAATCCGCTTGCGGTGGCGTGGTTAAGTGCTGAACGGAAGCGAGGAGAAGCGTGCGATTGAGAGTTAGATCATGCGATTTGGCTGAACTTACGAGTAACGACCGTGCGCCTTCGATATTGACGTACGGTCGTTCGTACATTGGGGACGCCGAGGCGTGCAGGTCATGCAGCGCCCACAACGCGCGAGAGTGCCGCGCAATTACGCGGCACTGCGCTAATCCAAACATTACTGCGCGGCAGGATGCCCCGCGCCCGTCTGCGACGAACCCGACGTGCCCGCGCCATACGCCGATTCGGCGGCGCGTTTGGCAGCGAGCCGCTGCATCGCGTCCTGCACCTTCGACGGATAAGTCGGGTCTTCGCCACCTCCAGCCTGGTAGCCGACGGACGCGAGATCGGCGAGTTCCTGGCGGACCTGAGCGCGCGTGAGGCGAGTGCTGGGTTCCTGCGCTTGCGTAAGGGCGGGTGCGGCGGCGAGCAAGGCCGCTGCCAACATGGCGACAGCGGCGGCAACTGTGGACTTCAAGACGTTCTCCAATAGCGATCCGAGGATGCCGGCGGTGTTGCATGAGCCGGCAAAACAAGTCTACGGATCGCCCGCGTGGAGAAAAACGGCCGTATCTGGAAGGCAGCCTTCCGTCTCGCAGAACGATGGGGCGTGACGCGCACGAAAAAAGCCCGCCGCGCAGAACGCGGCGGGCTTCGAAACGCAAATCCCGATAGTTGAAGCTGTGACGCTTTAGAAGCGGTGACGCATGCCAATCGTCGCGACAACCTGGTTGGCCGTCGACGACGCGCCGCCCGACGTGTTGATGAACGCGACGTAGTGCTGTCCGATGGCGTGCTGATACATCGCTTCGGCGTACACGTCCGTGCGCTTCGAGAATGCGTAGATGGCCTGCGCATTGACCTGGTTGAACTTCGGATCGGAACCGAACGTCGGCGAGCCGCTGATGTGACCGTCGGTGTAGGTGTCGGTGATGCCGAACGTGATGGCGGGCGTGAACTGATACTTGGCGTTCAGTTCATAGTTGTCGAAGTGCATCGAGCCGTTCGTCATCGCGAACGCGTTGGTTTGCTGATAGTGGCTGTTCGTGTAGACGAAGCCGACCGTCGCGGGACCGAATGCGTAGTTGATGCCCGCGCCGAACACGCGCTCGACGCCCGCGCCGACCTGGAAGCCGCCAATCCCGTTTGCCGCCGATTCAGCCGTATCGACTGCGCCGCCCGTGTTCGTCGTGCTGTTCGAGCCGTTGATCTGCAAATAGCCGGCCGCGACGTTCAACGGACCCCACTGGTAGCTCGCACCCGCGCTGTACGCGCGGTTGATCGCGAAGTCCGTGCTGTTCGAGAACGCGTACAACGCGCCGAACTTGAAGCCCGCGTAGTTGCTGCTCGTGTACTTGACTGCGTTGCTCATCCGGATCGAATGGTTGAGGTTGTCGTTGTCGAACGGGTGAGCGAAGCCCGTGTCGCCGAACGTGCCTGCCGTGCCCGACAGCGGCGCGACGAAGTCGACCAGCGAATCGTACTGACGGCCCAGCGTGAGCTGGCCGTAGTTGGCGCTGGCGAGGCCCACATACGCCTGACGGCCGAACAGACGGCTGTGCTGGCCGAGCGTGCCGTTCTGCACGTTGAAGCCGTTTTCGAGCACGAAGATCGCCTTGTAGCCGCCGCCCAGATCTTCAGCGCCGCGCAGGCCGAAGCGGCTGCCGTTGATGGTGCCGCTCGTCGCCTGAAACAGCGCGCCGCTCGTGCCGCTCTTTTGCACGTTGTTGGTGTACATCAGGCCCGCGTCGATGATGCCGTACAGCGTGACCGAGCTTTGCGCGTGCGCGCCCGTTGCGGCCAATGCGCCGAGCACCGCAACTGCGGCGGGAATTCTTTTCATGGTTGAGCTCCAGCTATTCCAGACAATGAGTGAAAAACAGCCTGGCGAGTATAGGAAAACGCGGGGTCCGATTTAACGCCGTGTTGCTGCAGCAGACTCTTGCGCCATATCGCAGGAAAGAGTCATCAAATCGAAACAATCGCTGGAAAGTTCGCCGTGAAGCGGCGCGCGATCAACCCGCTACGCATGAATTGCGCGGATGAGATTAGCTGGGAGGGGATTTCCGTTTGATGGCAGCGTGCACCGTTTGGGCGAATTACAACAGTCTCAGCCGGCGCTGCACACGATCGCTGTCAGTATGAAAGGCAACACCTGTTTGACGGTTGCTTCGCTGCCCGACTGTTGCACACGCACGCGCACCGACTCCGAAGGACCCGACACGACCACGCCATAGATCGAATCGGCTTCTGCCTTGCCGCTTCCTTGCCGGAAGATCGCGTCGTCGCGCTGATAGCCGAGCACGGCGTAGACGTGAAAGCCGAACGCCGTGAGATCGCGGCCGCGCTTCGGGCGGAATGCGTTGACCGAATTGGATTCGACCCGCATCGGATTCGGGTCGATGTATTCATCGTCGAGCAGCGGCTGAATGAAGGTGTGCGCGTCGGTCTTGCAGACGAGTTGCCCGTCGAGTTCGAGCGCATGCGCGGGTGCGCAGCAGAGTCCCGCTCCGAGGGCGGCCAGCACGGCAATCGAGTGGATGCAATCCTTTGTCATGGAACTGGCGCGAGACCCTGAGCCGGCAGTGGCCGGTCCCTGATGGTAGCCCGAACTTGTCACGCACGTCAGCCATCGTCTGTGCGCTAGCGCGCGATGCCACTATGCGGCCACCCAACGCAACCGTCTCTGAAAGTTGCGCGAGCATGGCGAAGAGGCCGCGCAAAATTGCGCGAAATCAGAAAGCGCGGCTCTCCAGGCTAGCCAACCGTTTATCGCTAAAGCAGATATGAGTATGGGATTTGCTTCGTTGACGCACCCGTACGCTGGCCGTAGATTGACTCCATCGTTGCAACCCTACAAAGAACATTCAGCGTGACAACCACTGTTTCGTCCTCTCAACACGCCGCGCCGCGCGTGCAATCGGCCGGCGCGCGCCGACCGCTCGAAATCGTTCCGTTCAATGCGCCCGTCGGCGCCGAAGTCCTCGGCCTCGATCTGAACCAGCCGCTTTCCGCCGAAGATTTCGCGCGCATTCACCGCGCGCATCTCGACTATCACGTGCTGGTGTTTCGCGATCAGCAGATCACGCCCGCGCAGCACATCGACTTCAGCCGCCGTTTTGGGCCGCTGCAGATTCATGTGCTGCACCAGTTTCAGTTGCCCGGTCATCCCGAAGTGCTGATCGTGTCGAACATTCGCGAGAACGGTCAGCCGATCGGACTCGGCGACGCCGGCCACTTCTGGCATTCGGACCTCTCGTACAAGGAAAAGCCGAGTCTCGGCTCGCTGCTGCACGCGCAGGAACTGCCTTCGGAAGGCGGCGACACGCTGTTCGCGAACATGCATCTGGCGTGGGACACGCTGCCCGAGCATTTGCGCAAGGCCGTCGAGGGACGCTCGGCGGAGCACACGTACCTCGCCAAATATGCGGAACTGCAAAAGCGCAGCCCGTGGCGGCCGAATCTGTCGGCCGAGCAGATCGCCGAAGTGAAGCCCGTCGTGCATCCCATCGTGCGTACGCACCCGGAAACGGGCCGCAAGGCGCTGTTCGTCAGCGAGCATTTCACGACGCATATCGTCGGCCTGCCCGAAGATGAAAGCCGCGAGTTGCTCGAAGCGCTGTTTGCGCATAGCGTGCGCGACGAACATATCTATCGTCATCAGTGGGCGGAGCACGATCTCGTGTTCTGGGACAACCGCTCGCTGATGCATCTCGCGGCAGGCACGCCCGATCATCTGCGCCGCAAGCTGTATCGCACGACGATCGAAGGCAACGCGCCGTTCTGATCCGCGCGCAGTCCTCATTCCCGTTTTCCGACACTCGGAGTTCCGATGCAGTTTTCATTTCGCCCGGCCGCGGCGCGGCCGTCTTTCGCTCGCCGTTTCGTTTCGACGATGCTCGCGTTGTCGCTCGGCGCAACCAGTCTCGGTGTGTCGCTCGACGCGCACGCTGAAGGCCAGATCCGTGTTGCCGAACAGTTCGGCATCGTCTATCTGTTGCTGAACGTCGCACGCGACCAGAAGTTCATCGAGAAAGAAGGGCACAAGGAAGGGCTCGACATCAAGGTCGATTGGGTGAAGCTGTCGGGCGGTTCTGCCGTGAACGATGCGCTGCTGTCCGGCTCGGTCGACGTTGCGGGCGCAGGCGTCGGCCCCTTGCTCACCATCTGGGATCGCACGCACGGCAAGCAGAATGTGAAGGGCGTCGCGTCGCTTGGCAATCTGCCGTATTACCTCGTGTCGAATAACCCAAACGTGAAGACGATTGCTGACTTCACCGACAAGGACCGCATCGCGCTGCCGGCCGTCACGGTTTCGGTGCAGTCGCGCGTGCTGCAGTTCGCGGCCGCGAAGCGTTGGGGCGACAAGGAATACAACCGTCTCGACAAGCTCACGCAAGCCGTGCCGCATCCCGATGCTGCGGCTGCGATCATTGCGGGCGGCACGGAGATTACGGGGCACTTCGGCAATCCGCCGTTCCAGGAACAGGAACTGGCCGCGAATCCGAAAGCGCATATTGTGCTGAATTCATACGACGTGCTGGGCGGACCGAGTTCGGCGACCGTGCTCTATGCGACAGAGAAATTCCGTAGCGAGAACCCGAAGACGTATCGCGCGTTCGTCAACGGGCTTGCCGATGCCGCGCAATTCGTCACGGCGAATCCGGAAGCCGCCGCCGATATCTACATTCGCGTGAATCAGGCGAAGACGGATCGCAATCTGCTGCTCTCGGTGATCCGCAATCCGCAGGTGCAATTCAAGGTCGCGCCGCAAAACACGTTCGCGCTTGCGCAGTTCATGTATCGCGTCGGCGCGATCCGCAACGAACCGAAGTCGTGGAAAGACTACTTCTTTGACGACCCGGCGACGGCGGCCGGAAGCTGACCGCTGCCACATTCGATACACAAAAAACCCGCTATTTCAGCGGGTTTTTTCGTTTCCAGCGCGAATGAAATGACGACGCTAAACAAGATGCGACGGCGGTCATAGCGCGATTTACGGCGCTTATGCATCACAGCGCATTGAATATCTACATTCATTGGTTGGTCTTTGCGGAGGCTCACCGTATGTTGTCGTTTTGCTTATGCGGTGTCGTCATTGTGAAAGTCATTTCGCACGCAGTTCAACTCAAAGGAGCGCGTTAATGGTCGCGAATCCTTCCGTGCTTTTCCCTGAACCTGCCGCGACGCAGGCAAGCGAGCCGGCGCATTCGAGCCGCCTGCTTGCCGTCGATCGTGTGAGCCTCGAATACCGCACGCGCGAGCGCGTGGTGCGCGCCACGCACGACGTCAGCTTCGACGTCTACGGCGGCGACCGTTTCGTGCTGCTCGGCCCGTCGGGCTGCGGCAAGTCGACGTTGCTGAAAGCCGTCGGCGGATTCATCAAGCCTGCCTCGGGCACGATCACGCTCGACGGTGAAACGGTGCGCGAGCCAGGCGCGGATCGCATCGTCGTGTTCCAGGAGTTCGATCAGTTGCCGCCGTGGAAGACGGTGCTGGAGAACATTGCATTTCCCTTGCGCGCGGCAAAGAAGCTGAGCCGTGCAGAGGCGAAAGAACGTGCGCAGCATTATCTCGACAAGGTCGGCCTTGCGCAGTTCGCCGATGCGTATCCGCACACGCTATCGGGCGGCATGAAGCAGCGCGTCGCGATTGCGCGCGCGCTCGCGATGCAGCCGCGCGTGCTGCTGATGGACGAGCCGTTCGCCGCGCTCGATGCGCTCACGCGCCGCAAGATGCAGGAAGAGTTGCTGCGCCTGTGGGAAGAAGTGCGCTTCACGCTGCTGTTCGTCACGCATTCAATCGAGGAAGCGCTGATTGTCGGCAGCCGGATTCTGCTGCTGTCGCCGCACCCGGGGCGCGTGCGCGCCGAACTCAACAGCCACCAGTACACGCAGGACAGCTTGGGCCGCAGCGACTTCCAGCATCGCGTCGCGCAGATCCATCGGTTGCTGTTCGAAGAGACGGAGTCCGCCCGATGAGCACGCCTTCCACCTTGTTGCCGCCCGTGCGGGCCGAATACGAGCGCCCGCTCGAACCCGTCGGCGATCTCGCCGTCGAAGCGCCGTTGCCGCTCGCGCGGCGCCTTGCGAACCAGTCGTGGCTGAGCAAGACGATCATCGCGATCGTGCTGATCGCCATTTGGGAAATCGCTGCGCGCGCAATCAACAACGATCTGCTGCTGCCGACCTTCGGCGCGACGTTCCTGGCATTCGTGCAAGGCATTGTGTCGGGCGAACTGCTGCAGAAAACAGCCGTGTCGATGTCGGTGCTGCTGCGCGGCTACCTGCTCGGTGTCGCGCTCGCGTTCGTGCTGACTTCGCTTGCCGTGTCGACTCGCATCGGCCGCGATCTGCTGTCGATGCTGACCGCGATGTTCAATCCGTTGCCGTCGATCGCGTTGCTGCCGCTCGCGTTGCTGTGGTTCGGCCTCGGCACGGGCAGCCTGCTGTTCGTGCTCGTGCATGCCGTGCTGTGGCCGCTTGCGCTCAACACGTACTCGGGTTTTCGCGCGGTGCCCGCGACCTTGCGGATGGCGGGCCGCAACTATGGCCTGACGGGCTTGCGACATGTCGTGCTGATCCTCGTGCCCGCCGCGCTGCCGTCGATCCTCGCGGGCCTGCGGGTCGGCTGGGCCTTCGCGTGGCGCACGCTGATCGCCGCCGAACTCGTGTTCGGCGCGAGCAGCGGCAACGGCGGACTCGGCTGGTACATCTTCCAGAACCGCAACGAACTCTACACCGACCGCGTGTTCGCGGGACTCGCCGCCGTCATCGCGATCGGCCTGCTCGTGGAACATCTGGTGTTCGACACGCTGGAACGCGTGACCGTGCGCCGCTGGGGTGTGCAGCACTGACGCTGCACCATGACGATGCAACGCCGGCGCTGACAACGCTTACGCCTCGTTCAGCCAGTGCTCGATCAACGGACCCTGTGCGCCGCGCACAGGGTCGCTGTGCGGAAACGGCAGGGTTTCCATCGCGGCGCGTTCCTTCCCCGTCAATGCGTCGCGGCGGATGTCCCATTGCTGGCCCGGCGGATACGCGCCGATCACATTGAGCGGCCCGCTCGACGATTCGAGGCAATGCCCGGTGCCGGCCGGCAGCAGGATCACGTCGCCCGCTTCCAGATGCACGACACGGCCGCCCGGGCCGCCCAAGATCACATCCGCCGCGCCCCCGGCGATTCCCAGCACTTCATGCGCCGACGAATGGAAATGGTGATAGTCGAAGATGCCGTTGCGCCATTTCGGCGGCCAGCCGTTGCGCTGGAACATCGCTTCGAATGCGTCGGCGAGCCGCTCACCGCCGCCTGAGCCGTCGCCGTCGAACACGTCCCGATACAGGATGACGGGGAGATGCGCATTATTCGGCACCCAGTCGCGCGGACCGAGCCGGAATACGTCCGCGTGTACCGCGTCCCTCATATGTGCTTGCATGTCTGCTCCTCGAACTGACGCTGATGCGCCGTGCATGCGAAGCGAAAGACTGCCTCGCATGAGCGGCGCGGACGTCAGGTAAACAGCAAATCCCATTCCGTAGCAATCAGGGCAAAACCGCATCCGAAAAATCTTCAAGCAAACGTTTTCGTGTGCTTGAGGCATTTTTTTTGCGGGCCAGATACATTAAGTTTGCTGTTGCTTACGTCGATATAACGGTTCGAGGCGCAAAACAATCACGGGACGGCACGAGGGCTGATTTATGTGGAATGCCGATCTGTCGGCAGGCGGGACGGGAGCGAAATCGATCGACGAGGCGGCGCGCGCGGTGGAGGCGCTCGGCGTGCCTTGGGCGTGGTATCGCGCGGGCCAGCATCTCGAACTGGTGCGCGAAGGCGCGACGCGCTTCGACTGGCCGCGCACAATCGTGCCCGCGATGCTGCACGACGCCTGCGTCGAGCGCGGCTGGTTCGCGTGGCCGACGGGCCGCAGCGACCTCGCGCTCGGATGGCTGCTCGCGCCCGCGTCGTTCGCATCGGATCCGGCCTTTACCGCGCTCGCACGCGCAATCGGCGAACAGATGCAGGCCGACGCGCTGGTGCGCGCGCAAAACGTGCAGCGCGTGCTGTACGACATCGCGTATCTCGCCAGTTCGATCAGCGAGCGCGGCGAGTTTCTGCAGGCCATCCACGAACGTCTCGGCACGCTGATCGACGCGGAGAACTTCTATCTCGCGCTCTACGACGGCGAAACGGGCGCCGTCACGTATCCGTATTACATCGACCTGATCGACACCGAAGCCGTCGATACAAATCACATGGACATGGTCGACCCCGCGCGCCTGTCACTTACGGGTTACGTGCTCACCACGGGCCAGCCGCTGCTGATCGACGAGAAGGGCATCGTCGACGCGGCCGCGACGGGGCGCTTTTACTGCGTCGGGCACCGGCCGAAGTTCTGGATGGGCGCGCCGCTGAAAAACGCCTCGGACGAGGTGTTCGGCATGGTGACGATGCAGGTCTACGACGCGTCGCGCATCTATAGCGCCGAGGACCGCGCGCTGTTTCTCGTCGTCGCCCGGCACGTGGCGATGGCGCTCGACCGCATTCTGCACCGCGTCGGCCTCGAAGCCGAA
The Paraburkholderia terrae genome window above contains:
- a CDS encoding porin, which produces MKTRTRLAALLALASPVAFAQNSVTLYGRIDGGVQYLNHIATPSGGSTSSWTAEGGDWGTSMLGFKGSEDLGGGMSSVFDLETGLQVMNGTTSGGRLFSRRAYVGLADKRFGQIQAGRNLFIDSDGVWEFDPFVQQAFSSASLVRGRNWQQTSNNIEYHSPVFHGFDVQGQYALGNQADGFNRGAPGEFGRSDGIMLTYHSQLFDVRGIYDELRDVNGRMTNVFTSSREYFVGANVRVSKVKIQGAYTHLAAPDTPAGLADSADYYWLGATWEATRQFAVTAAAFYVHLSEGSGDATHDPAGHATMFVLGSTYNLSQRTFLYGTVAYMRNSSHANFSLLATSRDATGSANTNPLPGESQTGAYVGVMHVF
- a CDS encoding SDR family NAD(P)-dependent oxidoreductase gives rise to the protein MDLKIRNKLALVTGSTKGIGHAIAVGLAREGVHVIVNGRSQQSVDHAIETLRAQVPDATVQGFAGDVSDAAHVARLVERFPQVDILVNNMGIFDPKPFEEISNEEWLRFFNVNVMSGVQLSRAYLPGMKQKDWGRVVFISSESGIQIPTEMIHYGLTKTAQLALARGLAETCTGTAVTVNSVLPGPTSSDGVEEFIDKLSGGQTFEAFEKQFFEQARPSSILKRFTTPEEIANMVVFVCSELSSATNGAALRADGGVVRAVF
- a CDS encoding DUF72 domain-containing protein, translating into MTTRKTTAKATRIHIGIGGWTFEPWRGVFYPEGLAQKRELEYASRQLTAIEINGTFYGSQKPTTFAKWHDETPDDFVFALKAPRFATHRRVLAEARDSVERFVASGVLELKNKLGPINWQFPPTKQFDADDFGSFLELLPAKVDGQTLRHAVEVRHESFCDEAFVALARKHGVAIVVAGDSKYPQIADPTASFVYARIMGTEEANPSGYTKKALDKWTERAQTWAAGGAPDDLDTYGRAAPEKARDVYLFVISGHKVHNPAAAMALIERIKAAQ
- a CDS encoding DUF4148 domain-containing protein, giving the protein MKSTVAAAVAMLAAALLAAAPALTQAQEPSTRLTRAQVRQELADLASVGYQAGGGEDPTYPSKVQDAMQRLAAKRAAESAYGAGTSGSSQTGAGHPAAQ
- a CDS encoding porin yields the protein MKRIPAAVAVLGALAATGAHAQSSVTLYGIIDAGLMYTNNVQKSGTSGALFQATSGTINGSRFGLRGAEDLGGGYKAIFVLENGFNVQNGTLGQHSRLFGRQAYVGLASANYGQLTLGRQYDSLVDFVAPLSGTAGTFGDTGFAHPFDNDNLNHSIRMSNAVKYTSSNYAGFKFGALYAFSNSTDFAINRAYSAGASYQWGPLNVAAGYLQINGSNSTTNTGGAVDTAESAANGIGGFQVGAGVERVFGAGINYAFGPATVGFVYTNSHYQQTNAFAMTNGSMHFDNYELNAKYQFTPAITFGITDTYTDGHISGSPTFGSDPKFNQVNAQAIYAFSKRTDVYAEAMYQHAIGQHYVAFINTSGGASSTANQVVATIGMRHRF
- a CDS encoding TauD/TfdA dioxygenase family protein, with translation MQSAGARRPLEIVPFNAPVGAEVLGLDLNQPLSAEDFARIHRAHLDYHVLVFRDQQITPAQHIDFSRRFGPLQIHVLHQFQLPGHPEVLIVSNIRENGQPIGLGDAGHFWHSDLSYKEKPSLGSLLHAQELPSEGGDTLFANMHLAWDTLPEHLRKAVEGRSAEHTYLAKYAELQKRSPWRPNLSAEQIAEVKPVVHPIVRTHPETGRKALFVSEHFTTHIVGLPEDESRELLEALFAHSVRDEHIYRHQWAEHDLVFWDNRSLMHLAAGTPDHLRRKLYRTTIEGNAPF
- a CDS encoding ABC transporter substrate-binding protein, with the protein product MQFSFRPAAARPSFARRFVSTMLALSLGATSLGVSLDAHAEGQIRVAEQFGIVYLLLNVARDQKFIEKEGHKEGLDIKVDWVKLSGGSAVNDALLSGSVDVAGAGVGPLLTIWDRTHGKQNVKGVASLGNLPYYLVSNNPNVKTIADFTDKDRIALPAVTVSVQSRVLQFAAAKRWGDKEYNRLDKLTQAVPHPDAAAAIIAGGTEITGHFGNPPFQEQELAANPKAHIVLNSYDVLGGPSSATVLYATEKFRSENPKTYRAFVNGLADAAQFVTANPEAAADIYIRVNQAKTDRNLLLSVIRNPQVQFKVAPQNTFALAQFMYRVGAIRNEPKSWKDYFFDDPATAAGS
- a CDS encoding ABC transporter ATP-binding protein — translated: MVANPSVLFPEPAATQASEPAHSSRLLAVDRVSLEYRTRERVVRATHDVSFDVYGGDRFVLLGPSGCGKSTLLKAVGGFIKPASGTITLDGETVREPGADRIVVFQEFDQLPPWKTVLENIAFPLRAAKKLSRAEAKERAQHYLDKVGLAQFADAYPHTLSGGMKQRVAIARALAMQPRVLLMDEPFAALDALTRRKMQEELLRLWEEVRFTLLFVTHSIEEALIVGSRILLLSPHPGRVRAELNSHQYTQDSLGRSDFQHRVAQIHRLLFEETESAR
- a CDS encoding ABC transporter permease is translated as MSTPSTLLPPVRAEYERPLEPVGDLAVEAPLPLARRLANQSWLSKTIIAIVLIAIWEIAARAINNDLLLPTFGATFLAFVQGIVSGELLQKTAVSMSVLLRGYLLGVALAFVLTSLAVSTRIGRDLLSMLTAMFNPLPSIALLPLALLWFGLGTGSLLFVLVHAVLWPLALNTYSGFRAVPATLRMAGRNYGLTGLRHVVLILVPAALPSILAGLRVGWAFAWRTLIAAELVFGASSGNGGLGWYIFQNRNELYTDRVFAGLAAVIAIGLLVEHLVFDTLERVTVRRWGVQH